DNA sequence from the Puntigrus tetrazona isolate hp1 chromosome 2, ASM1883169v1, whole genome shotgun sequence genome:
GGGGCAGGTTTTCTGCCATTGCGTGCATGCAAGGCTTTTACTAGGAATTCAGCAGATAAAGAAAAGCTGTAATACGTGTATACTTTGATTACCGTATTTAGTTATTAAATATGCCTCTGTAATCCAGTGAGGTGTCTGCCATTTCCCTCAGCTGAGTCATAAAGGTAGGCCACAGAATTAATTAGGCCAGTCCGTGCTGACGACAGGTAGGTTTCAGGTAGGCAGACTGCCTTAAATTACCAGTAGGCCGAGATGTCTTAATAAATGTACAAGCTACGTGTACAAGCTTATGAATTTACTTCAGGTATTGGTCTGGTTGTCAGGGGTTCTGGCCCAAAAATGCATCGTGTATCTACCTCTGTAAGTCCTCACGTGTAATGACAACAAGAATAAgaacatgtatttttgtaattaaattggtctttgaatttttaaacagtatatttcaaataatttctaTATGTGCTTTatgatttgcattatttttgatACATCAGGCATTATGGCCCATATAGTATGATATAGTGAGAATATGGAGCTCTACAACAGTTTTTTGTAGAGGCccaaacctctacaaatgatcaAAAAGTACAATgaaattatgatatattttattgtaaatcatTAAGGTCTTTTTAACGGTATAGCATACTACTTATACAAAATTGACATAAATCAATTGTCGCTATATGTCTCAGTAATACATCTTTATAAGATGAtgtttaaatgctgttgttttttgacCATTGCTCTGTAGTTATAATTATGGAGGAAAACACGATGCAGTGCAGTGCAATGATGAGATGTACATTCCTCAACAGCCTGTTTTATGATATCtgatacattttaacataattattttaaaaataagtatggGTAATCAAGTAGACCTATGTTGCTTCAGTCCAGTAAATGTTTGTCTCGTGGTGATGCATTTAttcttatgtttattttatagaaatcaTTAAAGATTGCacagtaaaaagtaattttaaaatgagagaaactttttagttaaaaaaaaacatttagctaTCCGCAAAGCATATAGAGTATTGTGTACAGCAGGTTTGAAAGCAAAGTTTTGATTACATTTGTCAGGCAGAGGGCATAGAAATTCATGAGTCAAATATGATCCCATAGGAATTATACGTTTCAAAGGAGAAAGTTCTTTGTTGATTGttgtattttacagcattttatttcatgcctGTCCAATCATgttaatgagtaaataatgggTTTAACGCCTCTTTAGACTCTCTAGTGACCTATAGTTatgaatatactgtatgcatttgATGTCTGAGGTGACTGTTAAATagtgtttttgattaaaaaaatagaggACACTCCCATCAAGtccaaaacataaatatttttggtgaaatacaGTAGAGAGCTATACAGcatatcataaaataatgtttttttttgtgaccatGTTACATTGTGTATATTACTGTTACTGTTGTAGTTGatgttggttttgttttataatcaaCTGACAAGGCTTTGTTCAgaaaatactacttttttaaagtagcaATAATGGATTCAACCGGAGTATTTGACTCTGAGGTGACATGCCTTTTgtgaataaatcaatacatttatttcagggCCAAACACGGGCTCTTAATACGTATAGgcttaaataatcatttaaacaaatttctGACATCGGTATGTTGGTTATCGCAAATTAAAATGGCAGCAAGTTAGAGCAAATTTAGAGCATATTCGCATAATAAAAAACTGCCCTTTTTAAATATCAAGGCAAATGCAGTGCAGTGTCTTTGCTGTTGCCAGGGAAAATATCATCAGCCTAAAGTGTACAGCTCTCACAGCAAAAACATTGATTATTTTGCtaagtgttctttttttttcttgctatgGCGACCTCTGGCGATGTTATAACATTGCAAATGTTCTGGTGCTCTTTGTGAGTGACGCTTAACATTAGCAGTTGTAAATGATTGTGTTTATGTCATCCAGGTCATGGAAAGACTCCAAAAGATGCGGCGTCTGTCCGTGCAACACACCCTATTCCAGCTGCCTGCGGGGTCTATTACTTTGAGGTGAAAATAATCAGTAAAGGACGAGATGGGTATGTGAAgaattcagtattttattaaattacttaattaaaGAAACGGAGTGTTTTCCATTTAAGGGAACATTTAAAGGCGCActcagtaatttttttgtttatgcgGCTGTTTAACAGTTGTCTTGGACTTCACCTAGTGACTTGGATGTAGCATCATGCAAACGACTTAATTTACTAATGTCTTTGTAGAAATTCTCTTACAAGTCGTAATTCATTTATTCTGAGAGTGAAAATGCTGGACAATAAGAGGTTTACAGAAATGGTTAGCATTGGCAatgctggtcatgtgatctcaaaaTGGCGGCTCTCCTGAAGTGACCcatttcatgaaaaattcaAACAGCTCATcatagttaactaaaaccatacaaacaatgctgttatttaaaacaaatgttaaatgaaaagaaacgattttttacaaaaattatattatattttagctaGTTgctaacatttcattttcatttatttgatgtaGTAAACTAAAACTTGTATAGAAAAGAACTgacaaatacaatttatatatttatatataatttatatatttatatttaaatgaaattaatatgaaaatctaacgtaaatatgcaaaaagaaatataagtaatgctaaaataactCTCGTGTAGGTTTGcatgatttaaatgtttcagtcatttatttttttagagatGAACGTTTCATATTTTGGGAGTTTTACTGAGTgcatcttttaatttttaggcTGTGCTGTTTTAGCCTCTGATATAGAttgttttactgaaataaatggtgtttttgtgaACAGCTACATGGGGATTGGCCTGTCCGCTCAAGGTGTCAACATGAACAGACTTCCaggtaaaatgttttgttttcaggatGGTTTCTCTCTAAAAGCTCTATGATCACTATAGATGAACTAATACTATAGGTTTTGTAGTTTAGATGCAGCTAGTAGGCCTGTTAAATTGATCCTCTGCCTTTTGACACTGTGTTGTTCCTCTGTGAGACTGCAGTTTGCCAGGGAAACGGGAGTCTTTAGTGCTCTTTCCTTTGTGTATTTGTGGATCATTGTTTCCAAAAGTCACCAGAATGTGTTCAATGTCCTGCCCTTAGGTTGGGACAAGCACTCCTATGGATATCATGGAGACGATGGACACTCCTTCTGCTCATCTGGCACTGGCCAGCCCTATGGTCCAACATTCACAACAGGCGATGTGATCGGCTGCTGTGTGAACCTCATCAACAATACCTGTTTCTACACAAAAAATGGTCACAGTCTAGGTAGTAAACATTTGAATTGCACGTTAAGATCAAATGCTCGTCTTAAACTAATTCAATTCATTTATTACTGGTCATCAATTTAGCGAGCACTTTAACATCATCTGTaagaatattttgaatgattatgtaatttataaGAGGTGTTAgtctaattaatttttgtttgtttgttttttcagggATAGCTTTTACAGATTTACCGGTAAGTCATtttcttttacacttttaagCTTGAAAGAAATTTCTGctgaattattatattatacactaCTGCTCAAAAGCCCGGGGTCAATTTTAGAACGAATGTGGTCATAAATGTAACAAAGGCATaaattgtattgcattttaaaataagcagtCTATATGTTTTCAAATGGAATATAGTCCTATGACGGTAaaacagaattttcagcagccagtcTTGAGTTttgaaacagtttatttttccattaaaaaaacataatttttttatattcaaatctgcattttttttctcctttaaaaattaaaagtatttcaaatGCCTTTActatcatttttgatcaatttaatccaACCTTACTGCAATTATTGCAGTATCATTGCATAAAACGGCATATTATGTggtttattaaagttttattgtagttttatgtAGCCTATCCTCCAGTAGTTTATTCAGATAAATGTGTGgctgtttacattttgattacacacacatattttgtgaacattttacatttagtataTTTCTTGTCTAAATATTGAACTTGCAGTGAGCTTTAATagatatgtttttgtgtttcccAACCTGGAGGTCATGGGGTGATTgatcatttgtatatttttcattctattgtaatatttttagataatgtCGAGGAAGCCTTTTGCTATTGTTTTGtctttccttcctttcttcATCATTCAAGATGTTGGACTGACAGCCCCTAAGCATTGCTCTTGCTAACTGAACAGAGGCCTGTTTGGGGCTAAAACAATAATCCATTGAGCAGAAAACACAGTTGGCTGGTGACCAGCATTCATGCTACTCTGAGTACTTCTGTGAAGTATGTCAGTTCAGCAGCCCTGACCTTTCTTTCTATTGGACTGTGAGCACAGACCCTCACAGAGTTattctacagaatcatgtgtcTGCCCCTGACCTGACCGATAGCTATGTAGTTGTCATTTGAAGTCCGATtcaaatctgcttttatttagcagGATTTAGACATTGAAACACATTTTCTATAATCTCTTTAAAGCTAATCTGTTGTTTCATGAGAATTTCTTTTAGACGCTGTGCTTACATACACATccttaacaatgaaaaaaatggttaaattagCCAGTagctataataaacatttagtaaaaTGAGCTTGTTTTGCTTTTAGCCCAACCTGTATCCCACAGTGGGTCTGCAGACCCCAGGGGAGGTCGTGGACGCCAATTTTGGGCAGCATCCGTTCGTGTTTGATATTGAGGATTACATGCGTGAATGGAGAACCAAGATCCAAGCCCAGATTGACCGTTTCCCCATCggggagagagaaggagaatgGCAGGCCATGATTCAGAAGTGAGTACTTTACAAGtactgtcaaaagattaatcgcattaaaaaaaaaacacatacaatcACACGGTATATATTATGacaacatttacatataaaatataacatttcttaattatatatacatgcatgcgtgtgtttcCACAGTACATACActtatattatgtaagcaaaaatctttattttggatgccattTTTGTAAGGTTTTTTATAAGgttcatttttatacaatttgttCTTTTGACCTATTCACTCTCTTTTCTTAGAATGGTGGCCTCCTATCTGGTTCACCACAGCTACTGTGCCACCGCTGAGGCCTTTGCCAAATCAACTGACCAGGCCGTACACGAGGAACTTGCTTCTATCAAAAATAGACAGAGTGAGTCTTTGCATGCCAGACAAAAAAGACTGTTCAGAGTCTTATTTTGGGTTTGTATGATTGTTAAAGTCAACACGAAATCAGATTGCCGTGCTTTCTGGTCCAATGATTGAATTGAATGAATCTAAATGATTCATCACTGCATGTTTTCAGGGTTGAACATTCTCAGCTCAATGCTGAGTAATGATTTAACGTTTGTGATTGCAGAGATCCAGAAGCTGGTCTTATCTGGCAGAATGGGAGAGGCTATAGAGACCACTCAACAGCTTTACCCAAGCCTGTTAGAGAGAAACCCAGACCTCCTGTTTATGTTGAAGTAAGTGTGATATGTGCCATCTTTTAGGAATTAGCACGTTTTTAGTAGAGACACCAAATGCCTAATGTGTCtacatctctctctttccagaGTCAGGCAGTTCATTGAGATGGTGAACGGCACTGACAGTGAGGTCAGGTGTCTCGGTGGGAGGAGCCCTAAGTCACAGGATAGCTACCCAGGCTCCCCCCGTCTCTTCAACAGCCCTGTTCACAAAGCCAGCAGCTCCCAGACCTACCAGACAGGTACGTATTATATTCACAAATTTTTCTGCCAGCATGGGTCAGAAAACTAAATTATACTAAAACGATCTTacaaaaataggggcttttttgcaCCAGAGGTTTTTAGTTCCCTCTCTTTGACAAGTCTACTCGGCATGAACTAGGAATGGTTTTAATTGAAGGAACACATTTTGCGGAAACTAAATGATCTATTACAAAGTAGGGTCTAACCCCAGCACAGTAGGAAGTACCAGAAGCATAAGTGTATGTCGATCGGCAGAATACATGCCATACATGCACTAGAATTACCTGTTGATAGTGAATATATGTTATCACTGATCGTTTGGACTTCCTTCTTTGTCCAGGTTTTGATAGTAATTACTGTAATGGAGTTTCATCAAGTAAAGGCCACACCTCGGCCCATAGTCACAAGTCATGTCCGCCTACCATGCCAAGCCCTGAGCTTGGCGTCCTGAACGGCACTCGGAGCCAGCAGACCAGCGTTAGGTACGTATTTGTTCCATAGCACACTGACATATCCTTAAGGTTGACATTAAATTCACTCTGTTCTGAACATGCGTGTTATAGATGTAATTACGAATAGCTCATCtgtatatatgtctatattagTCCACTTAAAATCTTCCCCTCAATAAGCTAACGTTAATTTCTGAATGCAGCGCCACATATCAAAATTCTTGCTCTTTTGATACAGAAGAAAGGCAAATCATATAAGAACATGGTAACTGTACAGCACAAGATAAGCCTAAAGTGTAaaattggactttttttttttttcatagtgcTGAGGTGGAGATGGAGGTGGATCACTTCTCAAACGGAGTGTCTGAATCCTCTTCAAATGGATTTCTGAATGGCAGCTCTACTCACGGGATAGACTTGGAGGAATGCGATGGAGATATGGGTGAGAACGTTAATTGGGCTCAGTGTTCTGTTAAATTCCTGTGTGCCTGCAGTGAAATTTGTTACGGGTTTCCTTTGTGATCTGTTTATCATATCTGACGCCATGCGTCTGAATTTAGGCAATTATGTTATGCAAATGAATCCCGTGTAGCattctaaacaaaataaaatggtcCGTACACAGAGGTGGATAGTGCTCAGACTAAGAGGCAGTTGTGTGGAGGGAGCCAGGCAGCCATTGAGAGGATGATTCAGTTCGGCCGAGAGCTACAGAGCATGAGTGAACACTTGCGTCGTGAGAGGGGCAAAAACTCAGCCAATAAGAAGATGCTCAAGGTACTGCCTTTAATATACACTTGTTTCAAACGTTGCATGTAGGTAGTGTTTGTACCTATAATCACATATATGATTCAAAATGGTCTTTAGAAAAACAGTTACCGTAACTGTTTGCATTCTTGCAGGATGCATTCAGTTTGCTGGCATATTCAGATCCATGGAATAGCCCTGTGGGCTACCAGCTAGACTCCATCCAGAGAGAGCCTGTCTGCTCAACACTCAACAGTGCAATATTAGGTAGGTATCACATTAGTTTTCATATATTAGAACATTTGTTCTCAAACTTTTCAGTCAAAGTAACATCTTTTAATCAACTCAGAGAATCCCAGTCACCACAGTTGATACCTTTTGGTGTTTTCAGAATTAAGAaaatttaacagaaaatgtatgaataaatcattttaatttttctcttCCCTTTTCTCACATCTCCCTTTCAGTCTCCATATAATATTGATAACATGTGCAAATCTGCATCCAGCCTATTTAAgccaaaatgtcttttttttcccccctgaaACTAAGCTAAGTGCTTATTGTCAAGAACAGGATAATACATCAGATTTTCTTGTTGAACACTCATGTTATTTGCTAATCAATGCAGCTTCAGAACTATCTATACTGTCCCCACTATGATatcattgtttgtttatattgtgttaACTCTATTCAAAATAGTCAAACAGTAACATtgtcaaataatattttgatttaaaataatgttttaatatttgaatatatttcaaaatgtaatttatttctatgatggcaagactgaattttcagcatgattattccagtcttcagtgtcacataatccttcagaaatcattgtaatatgctatTTTGGTGCTCAAaacattactactactactacttctactTCTTCTACTCCTactacttcttcttcttcttcttcttcttcttcttcttcttcttcttcttcttctacttCTTCTTGGATACACTGGTACAGTTTATTTCAAGATACCTGAAAtagaatagaaagttcaaaggaACAGTATGTTTAAAATCGGaagattttgtaacattttaaaagtcttaACTGTCACTTTCAATAATAGAATAGATGTTCAATAATTTAATAGATGTTTGCTTAATAAAAGCATAGATGtctttaaacaacatttaaattgtGTACTGTTTATGCTGTGTACTGCTGTTTATTACTCTTGAATCTAACAATTCAACAGGGGCATTTGGCATTTAATGTTACTTTCTCTCACGCAGAAACTCATAACCTGCCAAAGCAGCCTCCCTTGGCGCTCGCCGTTGGCCAGGCAGCTCAGTGTCTGTCCCTCATGGCTCGCACAGGCAGCGGATCCTGCGCCTTCGCATCAGTGGATGACTACCTGCACTAACCCCGGgagaattattcctttaaacgACCACGTGAAAGAGGCCCACATCATCCCAGTCCATCCCAgactcccaaaaaaaaaaaaaaaaaaaaaaaaacgaaaaaaaaaaaaaaactggggcCAGCTTTGAAACCACGGCCTGATGAACTGAGCCTCCACATGGCCAGACCCATCCTGGCTCTCTGACAAGACTGGATCCTCTTCACCCGGGCCTAAACCGGGCCTAAAGACACATTAGGAAGAGGGCTTCTAAAAAGTCAGACAAAATCCCCAATCATTAtggtctttattttttatttttattttttttccctttgtcttttttattttgggggagGGGAGGAGGTGTTGGGCGGGGGTGCGGCAGGCTCTGATTGTTTGTTTCCTAATTTACAAGGCATGAGGAAATTATTATGacataattaatgttattatcaGTAAACTTGCATATAAGATATATTTGTTCTTGGTTGAAAGCTGGCAGAGTGAGCGAGACCGAATAACTATGGTCCCACCGCGGCAACACCCTGCTATTTTCAGGTCTCAGCTTGTGTactttaccatttaaaaaagaaaaaaaaaaaaatattgaaattatattaacaCGAGGAGTGGAACATTTAGTTatcttacagtaaaaaaaaaacaaaacttaaaaccCAGAAGACCTAACACTGCTGGAGTCATCCTTAGTGGTGGTATTTAGTATAGAGCGTTAGTGTGAGCTGTATGAGTTATGCCCTTTTTTTTGTGCAAGCGCACCCTCCCTCTGCCAACTGCACAGCAGGATTGATGCAATGTTCGGACACTTTGATTTGTAATTGTATTGATGTATGGTCTTTTCATCCACCCCCATCTCTTACTCCATCTTTTAAAAAGTCCATATTCAGGCATTCTCTCATCATCGTTGCCTGcactgtgtttttgtgcagtttGGATGTGCGACAGGAACATGGTGAAATTAAGGTCATATCCAGTCCCGGAGACGCAAGCCTTCTCCATTGTTTTTTCTCCTCTTGTTTACCAGTCAATCCCTCGGATCATCAGTACTTTTAAAACAAGGAGAATGGTACAGTATTGTCATCGACACTGTCTTATCATTTTCAGTAATAAAACGTAAATACCCAGTTGAACGAGATATACCCGTttgttttaacacattttaatgttgCGCAAGTATTAAGTATGCGATTACAACACagacatcattttaaaaaaagccaaacTAAATGTCTTgtaacatttaaaggaatagttcacccaaaagtgaataTTGTGTTCTCATTTACTATAACTTGTGAGACTTTTGGTTAGTCTTTaatcacatataaatatattttttgttaaaacccGAGAGGTTTTGGTCTCTCTACATAAATGCATGTGAATTAAAGTGTAATTACAGTTTTGCGAAGAGATACAATCATTTTATATGATAACCAGATTTAATTTAGGCTTATatctaaatgattaaaacagttcatataaaatatatatatatattcataatttagaGCCTGAATTTATTATCTTTACGGGACTAAACtgcttgttttaatataatgcCTTAATTTCTTTTGGGTCTTACAAGTTGTGGTTATCTAGACCTTTAATGGATAAacctctgttttgtttttttaaaatgcaagcaCCGACAGCAATGTCTTCGCTGGTTACTGTGTGATAACCGAATTAGTAAATgattagtaaataaactgcGGACCAATATGCTTTCTAATACAAGCTCCATGTAGCCCATTCAAACAGCACTGCAGGAAGTTGCGGTCTATCTGTTTGTCCAAATCAGCGCTGGAACATTACTAGTCAGCTGCTccgtaacatttaaaataagacaataataacaacaattacaACATTATACATACTGTTGAGAtctgtaatgtttaaaaaaaaaaaaagtcttctaaTACATACCTGATTCAAGAAAGGGGTCTCAAATGGGCAAAAATTATGCTTTGAAGTGTTTAGTTTTACGtaaataatattcaattattttttaattttttttccaaaagctAGACGGAacagtaaaaagcacattttggctatatgcaattgtgaaataattgaCATTATATggggaaaatgcaaaaaaaacctatCCGGGATTCGCCCTTCGATGCAGCGTTTCATTTGG
Encoded proteins:
- the ranbp9 gene encoding ran-binding protein 9, with translation MSGPSSGCGFLMSVVVHGDLALNEQEKELNQRLRRLYPAVNEQETPLPRSWSPKDKFSYIGLSQNNLRVHYKGHGKTPKDAASVRATHPIPAACGVYYFEVKIISKGRDGYMGIGLSAQGVNMNRLPGWDKHSYGYHGDDGHSFCSSGTGQPYGPTFTTGDVIGCCVNLINNTCFYTKNGHSLGIAFTDLPPNLYPTVGLQTPGEVVDANFGQHPFVFDIEDYMREWRTKIQAQIDRFPIGEREGEWQAMIQKMVASYLVHHSYCATAEAFAKSTDQAVHEELASIKNRQKIQKLVLSGRMGEAIETTQQLYPSLLERNPDLLFMLKVRQFIEMVNGTDSEVRCLGGRSPKSQDSYPGSPRLFNSPVHKASSSQTYQTGFDSNYCNGVSSSKGHTSAHSHKSCPPTMPSPELGVLNGTRSQQTSVSAEVEMEVDHFSNGVSESSSNGFLNGSSTHGIDLEECDGDMEVDSAQTKRQLCGGSQAAIERMIQFGRELQSMSEHLRRERGKNSANKKMLKDAFSLLAYSDPWNSPVGYQLDSIQREPVCSTLNSAILETHNLPKQPPLALAVGQAAQCLSLMARTGSGSCAFASVDDYLH